From the Tribolium castaneum strain GA2 chromosome 2, icTriCast1.1, whole genome shotgun sequence genome, one window contains:
- the CLIP-190 gene encoding CAP-Gly domain-containing linker protein 1 isoform X4, translated as MSEANLTEKIDNNNVTPSDSSNNNVENKSADVPKDDMSDVSPSSGVSSASSKSTVSKQSGIRPPSRIGRPCGGIQKPAVPSTPTKNSSDDSIRRLTDDFGRHRLTDLMEMDESEEDGLDYLKSAPRRYRYSSIGSTASSMEGLWDLHPRRLSEAGLSRHSDSSAVLTEDTDSFMIGQRVWVGGTKPGTIAYIGETQFAPGEWAGIALDEPIGKNDGSVAGVRYFQCENKKGVFSRLTRLTREPLEQPGMGSNETFTSPTNGIRRSPISPTGSTRSLLRTPASLSNSNTSLTSSATHVDFKIGDRVIIKSTQGSKVGTVRYMGLTDFAPGEWVGVELDDPRGKNDGSVEGKRYFECRPHFGLFAPISKVSKSPSKHKPGACVVHSGGPGLPPTGIRRANSKESMTSLASRTSTASRVRLGVTSLTPKKVAPKTSTPIPTRTALQDVLREKQQHIEQLLKERDLERAEITRAASQADEAEQKFYTLKHEFEQYRSQCEQKVRESDDILSKLKVDRDELLSQLEDEKRKNEDLQFRFEEASITKSDIEATSEGYVKRIKELEAKLEEDRHKAEQLEATSNKLFEAEEGLIKAREEIEALRKDLEQTRTKRETLEEDKTATTQLVESLQKQVDRAKAENEEKLKTISQLTEEVSKIKAENCEKENEQVEKFKHELDHQRKLLEKFGQTHADLAKENEKLKMDLSARAHDLEVATDELAAKDKEIKSLRDELETVRKELGHKTDDLERQRVNLHEVEANLEQARGELKEKITEVENTKKECNLQVSQKDQQISDANKTIAERSEEIKKLAKELEDVKHTFEDSKNEIHSRHARQVASQDSQLMALSAEIQQKNEEITKSSIVISKLEEDLCAKNGIIEKLRLELENFESQKSSHTEASSLLNVKLNELSLTNGDLQRQLASANERINGLLELKQRLETEIQGLTARCENGAQLEQLRAEIQQRESMLERAKAEFEQKLQNSERLRHEIELQRQQDQNNFAQMKADLEAKLRIALQSEESLKQRCDTSVGDLAKMRDEYRMKIDELQHAVQEKDLTVANLQNKCSEAVKQYEDQLRVVNDELNRRLQECQQKISSFNDETANLKQELAKKSEQLIEARAESSHILAQRQQLENELKQKYSQDTKQLEFELNGKNMELEKALTEVQLLRNDCQNTNSNLTAKDDQISELAAQVKNAQNVINQLQEELTTTRLKQQQSFNEHENVQNQCKGLLDQVASLTEQVKNGEAVFKNLEIEHKNAMQLVNRLRITEQQKQQCLQQLQQEASSGGDNKNCDHVMQLLNQVKVDNTTGNTEKILNLQKDLDLLRNQLAERNHQFDVQQNELLRLQQELVKAQQVVPCVGGSQEPNSINAKCNNCHQLIQDKEMAENQIKFLNSIIVDMQKKTEEQRARIEILESGYSPAMADELKLMGSPQRQVPPRVYCDICEEFDLHETEDCPKQNTDLAPANGGQRGEHKHVPERPYCEICEAFGHATEDCQEDQTF; from the exons ATAGTTCAGATGATTCAATAAGAAGACTAACTGATGATTTTGGAAGACATAGATTGACAG ACCTTATGGAGATGGATGAAAGCGAGGAAGACGGTTtggattatttaaaaagcgcACCACGTCGTTATAGATACTCTTCTA TTGGTAGTACTGCTTCATCTATGGAGGGTCTTTGGGATTTGCATCCAAGACGCTTGAGCGAAGCTGGACTCAGCCGTCATTCAG ATTCGAGCGCTGTCTTAACTGAAGACACTGATAGTTTTATGATTGGTCAAAGAGTATGGGTTGGAGGCACGAAACCTGGTACTATAGCGTACATCGGGGAGACTCAGTTTGCGCCAGGAGAATGGGCAGGGATTGCTTTAGACGAACCTATCG GCAAAAACGATGGTTCCGTCGCCGGTGTCAGATATTTCCAGTGTGAGAATAAAAAAGGTGTTTTCTCGCGACTCACTCGTCTGACGAGAGAACCGTTAGAACAACCCGGAATGGGTTCGAATGAAACATTCACTTCACCGACTAATGGTATCAGGAGAAGTCCAATTTCACCAACTGGGAGTACCAGAAGCTTACTCAGAACTCCTGCGTCTCTAA GCAATTCTAACACAAGCCTGACCTCAAGTGCCACACATGTCGATTTCAAAATCGGCGATCGAGTTATCATTAAAAGCACCCAAGGTTCCAAAGTTGGTACCGTGCGTTATATGGGCCTTACTGATTTTGCTCCTGGCGAGTGGGTCGGGGTTGAACTTGATGACCCACGAGGAAAAAACGATGGTTCAGTTGAAGGAAAAAG GTACTTTGAATGCCGTCCACATTTTGGCCTTTTTGCTCCCATTTCTAAAGTGAGCAAATCACCATCGAAGCACAAGCCTGGAGCTTGTGTGGTTCATTCAGGTGGTCCGGGACTTCCCCCGACGGGGATTAGAAGAGCCAACTCAAAGGAATCAATGACGTCTTTGGCCTCCCGCACCAGCACTGCATCGAGGGTAAGGCTTGGGGTCACGTCTCTAACTCCGAAG AAGGTTGCGCCCAAAACTTCGACGCCCATTCCCACGAGGACCGCTCTTCAG GATGTGCTACGGGAAAAACAACAACACATAGAACAGCTTTTGAAAGAAAGGGATTTAGAACGGGCCGAAATTACCAGGGCAGCGAGCCAAGCAGATGAGGCCGAACAGAAGTTCTACACACTTAAGCATGAATTTGAGCAG TATCGCTCACAGTGCGAGCAGAAGGTTCGGGAAAGTGACGACATTTTATCCAAACTAAAAGTAGACCGTGATGAACTCTTGAGCCAATTGGAAgatgaaaaacggaaaaatgaaGATCTCCAATTCCGATTCGAGGAAGCTTCGATTACTAAAAGTGATATCGAG GCTACCAGCGAGGGTTATGTTAAACGAATCAAAGAACTTGAAGCAAAGCTTGAAGAAGACCGTCACAAAGCCGAACAATTGGAAGCAACCTCCAACAAACTCTTCGAAGCTGAAGAAGGCTTGATCAAGGCTCGTGAAGAAATCGAAGCTCTGCGAAAAGATCTGGAACAAACGCGCACAAAGAGAGAAACTCTCGAAGAGGATAAAACCGCAACCACACAACTTGTTGAAAGTTTACAAAAGCAAGTCGATCGTGCCAAAGCCGAAAACGAGGAAAAACTCAAGACCATAAGCCAATTGACCGAAGAGGTGTCGAAAATCAAGGCCGAAAATTGTGAAAAGGAGAATGAAcaagttgaaaaattcaaacacgAACTGGACCACCAGAGGAAATTGCTTGAGAAGTTTGGGCAAACGCACGCCGATCTGGCCAAAGAGAACGAAAAACTTAAGATGGACCTCAGTGCTAGAGCCCACGATTTGGAGGTTGCAACTGATGAGCTGGCGGCCAAAGACAAAGAAATCAAGTCGTTGCGTGATGAGTTGGAAACTGTGCGGAAGGAGTTGGGGCACAAGACTGATGATTTGGAACGCCAAAGAGTTAATCTTCACGAAGTTGAGGCAAATCTGGAACAAGCTCGAGGTGAGCTTAAGGAGAAAATTACCGAAGTTGAGAACACCAAGAAAGAATGTAACCTCCAGGTTAGTCAAAAGGACCAACAAATTTCAGACGCGAACAAGACGATTGCCGAACGTAGCgaagaaattaagaaactggCTAAGGAACTTGAAGACGTTAAACACACTTTCGAGGATAGTAAAAATGAGATTCATAGCAGACACGCTCGGCAAGTGGCTTCTCAAGACTCGCAACTGATGGCATTGTCGGCAGAAATCCAACAAAAGAATGAGGAAATCACCAAATCGTCAATCGTGATCAGCAAACTGGAGGAAGATCTGTGTGCCAAAAACggaataattgaaaaattgcgTCTGGAACTTGAGAACTTTGAAAGTCAAAAATCAAGCCATACGGAAGCTTCGTCTTTATTGAATGTGAAATTGAACGAACTGTCTTTGACCAATGGAGATCTTCAGCGACAACTTGCTTCAGCCAATGAGCGCATTAATGGCTTACTTGAGCTGAAACAACGTCTCGAGACTGAAATTCAAGGTTTAACAGCTCGGTGCGAAAACGGAGCTCAATTGGAACAACTCAGAGCGGAAATACAACAAAGGGAGAGTATGCTAGAAAGAGCCAAAGCCGAGTTCGAGcagaaattgcaaaattccgaAAGGTTGCGACACGAAATCGAGCTGCAGAGACAACAAGACCAGAATAACTTTGCGCAGATGAAAGCTGATTTGGAGGCAAAATTACGCATTGCCTTACAATCCGAAGAATCGCTTAAGCAGAGATGTGACACTTCTGTTGGCGATTTGGCGAAAATGCGCGACGAGTATCGAATGAAAATTGACGAGTTGCAACACGCCGTTCAAGAGAAAGACTTAACTGTGGCCAATCTCCAGAACAAATGTTCCGAGGCCGTGAAACAATACGAAGACCAGCTCCGAGTAGTTAACGATGAACTGAACCGAAGACTGCAAGAATGTCAACAGAAGATTTCGTCCTTCAATGACGAAACCGCCAATTTGAAGCAAGAACTGGCCAAGAAATCTGAACAGCTGATCGAGGCACGTGCCGAATCCAGCCATATCTTAGCCCAGAGACAACAGCTCGAAAACGAGCTCAAACAGAAATACAGCCAGGACACCAAGCAGTTAGAATTTGAACTGAACGGGAAGAACATGGAGCTAGAAAAAGCTCTAACCGAGGTGCAACTTCTGCGAAACGACTGCCAAAACACCAATAGTAACTTAACCGCCAAAGACGACCAAATAAGCGAACTGGCCGCGCAAGTTAAAAACGCGCAAAACGTGATAAACCAGTTGCAAGAAGAACTGACTACGACCCGATTGAAGCAACAACAATCGTTCAATGAGCACGAAAACGTACAAAACCAATGCAAAGGGTTACTGGACCAGGTGGCATCGCTCACTGAGCAAGTGAAGAATGGCGAagctgttttcaaaaatttggaaattgagCACAAAAACGCGATGCAACTTGTCAACAGGTTGCGGATTACGGAGCAACAGAAACAGCAGTGTTTGCAACAGTTGCAACAAGAGGCTTCTTCGGGTGGTGATAACAAGAACTGCGATCATGTGATGCAGCTTTTGAATCAAGTGAAGGTCGATAATACGACTGGGAATACCGAGAAGATTTTGAATCTTCAAAAAGATCTCGATTTGTTACGGAACCAACTTGCCGAACGTAACCACCAGTTCGATGTGCAGCAAAATGAGTTGTTAAGGTTGCAGCAGGAACTAGTTAAG GCCCAACAAGTCGTTCCGTGTGTTGGAGGATCCCAGGAGCCGAACTCA ATTAACGCCAAATGTAACAATTGTCACCAGCTTATTCAGGACAAGGAGATGGCAGAGAACCAGATCAAGTTCCTCAATTCGATTATCGTGGATATGCAGAAGAAGACGGAAGAGCAAAGGGCGAGGATCGAGATCTTGGAGTCGGGATATAGTCCGGCAATGGCTGACGAATTGAAATT GATGGGTTCGCCGCAGCGTCAAGTGCCTCCGAGGGTCTATTGCGATATTTGCGAAGAGTTTGATTTGCACGAAACGGAAGACTGTCCCAAACAAAATACTGACTTAGCGCCGGCTAATGGAGGACAGAGGGGGGAGCATAAACATGTGCCGGAAAGGCCTTATTGCGAAATATGCGAAG CCTTTGGTCATGCCACAGAAGATTGCCAGGAGGATCAGACATTTTAG
- the CLIP-190 gene encoding CAP-Gly domain-containing linker protein 1 isoform X6, with the protein MSEANLTEKIDNNNVTPSDSSNNNVENKSADVPKDDMSDVSPSSGVSSASSKSTVSKQSGIRPPSRIGRPCGGIQKPAVPSTPTKNSSDDSIRRLTDDFGRHRLTDLMEMDESEEDGLDYLKSAPRRYRYSSIGSTASSMEGLWDLHPRRLSEAGLSRHSDSSAVLTEDTDSFMIGQRVWVGGTKPGTIAYIGETQFAPGEWAGIALDEPIGKNDGSVAGVRYFQCENKKGVFSRLTRLTREPLEQPGMGSNETFTSPTNGIRRSPISPTGSTRSLLRTPASLSNSNTSLTSSATHVDFKIGDRVIIKSTQGSKVGTVRYMGLTDFAPGEWVGVELDDPRGKNDGSVEGKRYFECRPHFGLFAPISKVSKSPSKHKPGACVVHSGGPGLPPTGIRRANSKESMTSLASRTSTASRKVAPKTSTPIPTRTALQDVLREKQQHIEQLLKERDLERAEITRAASQADEAEQKFYTLKHEFEQYRSQCEQKVRESDDILSKLKVDRDELLSQLEDEKRKNEDLQFRFEEASITKSDIEESILVQSATSEGYVKRIKELEAKLEEDRHKAEQLEATSNKLFEAEEGLIKAREEIEALRKDLEQTRTKRETLEEDKTATTQLVESLQKQVDRAKAENEEKLKTISQLTEEVSKIKAENCEKENEQVEKFKHELDHQRKLLEKFGQTHADLAKENEKLKMDLSARAHDLEVATDELAAKDKEIKSLRDELETVRKELGHKTDDLERQRVNLHEVEANLEQARGELKEKITEVENTKKECNLQVSQKDQQISDANKTIAERSEEIKKLAKELEDVKHTFEDSKNEIHSRHARQVASQDSQLMALSAEIQQKNEEITKSSIVISKLEEDLCAKNGIIEKLRLELENFESQKSSHTEASSLLNVKLNELSLTNGDLQRQLASANERINGLLELKQRLETEIQGLTARCENGAQLEQLRAEIQQRESMLERAKAEFEQKLQNSERLRHEIELQRQQDQNNFAQMKADLEAKLRIALQSEESLKQRCDTSVGDLAKMRDEYRMKIDELQHAVQEKDLTVANLQNKCSEAVKQYEDQLRVVNDELNRRLQECQQKISSFNDETANLKQELAKKSEQLIEARAESSHILAQRQQLENELKQKYSQDTKQLEFELNGKNMELEKALTEVQLLRNDCQNTNSNLTAKDDQISELAAQVKNAQNVINQLQEELTTTRLKQQQSFNEHENVQNQCKGLLDQVASLTEQVKNGEAVFKNLEIEHKNAMQLVNRLRITEQQKQQCLQQLQQEASSGGDNKNCDHVMQLLNQVKVDNTTGNTEKILNLQKDLDLLRNQLAERNHQFDVQQNELLRLQQELVKAQQVVPCVGGSQEPNSINAKCNNCHQLIQDKEMAENQIKFLNSIIVDMQKKTEEQRARIEILESGYSPAMADELKLMGSPQRQVPPRVYCDICEEFDLHETEDCPKQNTDLAPANGGQRGEHKHVPERPYCEICEAFGHATEDCQEDQTF; encoded by the exons ATAGTTCAGATGATTCAATAAGAAGACTAACTGATGATTTTGGAAGACATAGATTGACAG ACCTTATGGAGATGGATGAAAGCGAGGAAGACGGTTtggattatttaaaaagcgcACCACGTCGTTATAGATACTCTTCTA TTGGTAGTACTGCTTCATCTATGGAGGGTCTTTGGGATTTGCATCCAAGACGCTTGAGCGAAGCTGGACTCAGCCGTCATTCAG ATTCGAGCGCTGTCTTAACTGAAGACACTGATAGTTTTATGATTGGTCAAAGAGTATGGGTTGGAGGCACGAAACCTGGTACTATAGCGTACATCGGGGAGACTCAGTTTGCGCCAGGAGAATGGGCAGGGATTGCTTTAGACGAACCTATCG GCAAAAACGATGGTTCCGTCGCCGGTGTCAGATATTTCCAGTGTGAGAATAAAAAAGGTGTTTTCTCGCGACTCACTCGTCTGACGAGAGAACCGTTAGAACAACCCGGAATGGGTTCGAATGAAACATTCACTTCACCGACTAATGGTATCAGGAGAAGTCCAATTTCACCAACTGGGAGTACCAGAAGCTTACTCAGAACTCCTGCGTCTCTAA GCAATTCTAACACAAGCCTGACCTCAAGTGCCACACATGTCGATTTCAAAATCGGCGATCGAGTTATCATTAAAAGCACCCAAGGTTCCAAAGTTGGTACCGTGCGTTATATGGGCCTTACTGATTTTGCTCCTGGCGAGTGGGTCGGGGTTGAACTTGATGACCCACGAGGAAAAAACGATGGTTCAGTTGAAGGAAAAAG GTACTTTGAATGCCGTCCACATTTTGGCCTTTTTGCTCCCATTTCTAAAGTGAGCAAATCACCATCGAAGCACAAGCCTGGAGCTTGTGTGGTTCATTCAGGTGGTCCGGGACTTCCCCCGACGGGGATTAGAAGAGCCAACTCAAAGGAATCAATGACGTCTTTGGCCTCCCGCACCAGCACTGCATCGAGG AAGGTTGCGCCCAAAACTTCGACGCCCATTCCCACGAGGACCGCTCTTCAG GATGTGCTACGGGAAAAACAACAACACATAGAACAGCTTTTGAAAGAAAGGGATTTAGAACGGGCCGAAATTACCAGGGCAGCGAGCCAAGCAGATGAGGCCGAACAGAAGTTCTACACACTTAAGCATGAATTTGAGCAG TATCGCTCACAGTGCGAGCAGAAGGTTCGGGAAAGTGACGACATTTTATCCAAACTAAAAGTAGACCGTGATGAACTCTTGAGCCAATTGGAAgatgaaaaacggaaaaatgaaGATCTCCAATTCCGATTCGAGGAAGCTTCGATTACTAAAAGTGATATCGAG GAGAGTATTCTTGTTCAAAGT GCTACCAGCGAGGGTTATGTTAAACGAATCAAAGAACTTGAAGCAAAGCTTGAAGAAGACCGTCACAAAGCCGAACAATTGGAAGCAACCTCCAACAAACTCTTCGAAGCTGAAGAAGGCTTGATCAAGGCTCGTGAAGAAATCGAAGCTCTGCGAAAAGATCTGGAACAAACGCGCACAAAGAGAGAAACTCTCGAAGAGGATAAAACCGCAACCACACAACTTGTTGAAAGTTTACAAAAGCAAGTCGATCGTGCCAAAGCCGAAAACGAGGAAAAACTCAAGACCATAAGCCAATTGACCGAAGAGGTGTCGAAAATCAAGGCCGAAAATTGTGAAAAGGAGAATGAAcaagttgaaaaattcaaacacgAACTGGACCACCAGAGGAAATTGCTTGAGAAGTTTGGGCAAACGCACGCCGATCTGGCCAAAGAGAACGAAAAACTTAAGATGGACCTCAGTGCTAGAGCCCACGATTTGGAGGTTGCAACTGATGAGCTGGCGGCCAAAGACAAAGAAATCAAGTCGTTGCGTGATGAGTTGGAAACTGTGCGGAAGGAGTTGGGGCACAAGACTGATGATTTGGAACGCCAAAGAGTTAATCTTCACGAAGTTGAGGCAAATCTGGAACAAGCTCGAGGTGAGCTTAAGGAGAAAATTACCGAAGTTGAGAACACCAAGAAAGAATGTAACCTCCAGGTTAGTCAAAAGGACCAACAAATTTCAGACGCGAACAAGACGATTGCCGAACGTAGCgaagaaattaagaaactggCTAAGGAACTTGAAGACGTTAAACACACTTTCGAGGATAGTAAAAATGAGATTCATAGCAGACACGCTCGGCAAGTGGCTTCTCAAGACTCGCAACTGATGGCATTGTCGGCAGAAATCCAACAAAAGAATGAGGAAATCACCAAATCGTCAATCGTGATCAGCAAACTGGAGGAAGATCTGTGTGCCAAAAACggaataattgaaaaattgcgTCTGGAACTTGAGAACTTTGAAAGTCAAAAATCAAGCCATACGGAAGCTTCGTCTTTATTGAATGTGAAATTGAACGAACTGTCTTTGACCAATGGAGATCTTCAGCGACAACTTGCTTCAGCCAATGAGCGCATTAATGGCTTACTTGAGCTGAAACAACGTCTCGAGACTGAAATTCAAGGTTTAACAGCTCGGTGCGAAAACGGAGCTCAATTGGAACAACTCAGAGCGGAAATACAACAAAGGGAGAGTATGCTAGAAAGAGCCAAAGCCGAGTTCGAGcagaaattgcaaaattccgaAAGGTTGCGACACGAAATCGAGCTGCAGAGACAACAAGACCAGAATAACTTTGCGCAGATGAAAGCTGATTTGGAGGCAAAATTACGCATTGCCTTACAATCCGAAGAATCGCTTAAGCAGAGATGTGACACTTCTGTTGGCGATTTGGCGAAAATGCGCGACGAGTATCGAATGAAAATTGACGAGTTGCAACACGCCGTTCAAGAGAAAGACTTAACTGTGGCCAATCTCCAGAACAAATGTTCCGAGGCCGTGAAACAATACGAAGACCAGCTCCGAGTAGTTAACGATGAACTGAACCGAAGACTGCAAGAATGTCAACAGAAGATTTCGTCCTTCAATGACGAAACCGCCAATTTGAAGCAAGAACTGGCCAAGAAATCTGAACAGCTGATCGAGGCACGTGCCGAATCCAGCCATATCTTAGCCCAGAGACAACAGCTCGAAAACGAGCTCAAACAGAAATACAGCCAGGACACCAAGCAGTTAGAATTTGAACTGAACGGGAAGAACATGGAGCTAGAAAAAGCTCTAACCGAGGTGCAACTTCTGCGAAACGACTGCCAAAACACCAATAGTAACTTAACCGCCAAAGACGACCAAATAAGCGAACTGGCCGCGCAAGTTAAAAACGCGCAAAACGTGATAAACCAGTTGCAAGAAGAACTGACTACGACCCGATTGAAGCAACAACAATCGTTCAATGAGCACGAAAACGTACAAAACCAATGCAAAGGGTTACTGGACCAGGTGGCATCGCTCACTGAGCAAGTGAAGAATGGCGAagctgttttcaaaaatttggaaattgagCACAAAAACGCGATGCAACTTGTCAACAGGTTGCGGATTACGGAGCAACAGAAACAGCAGTGTTTGCAACAGTTGCAACAAGAGGCTTCTTCGGGTGGTGATAACAAGAACTGCGATCATGTGATGCAGCTTTTGAATCAAGTGAAGGTCGATAATACGACTGGGAATACCGAGAAGATTTTGAATCTTCAAAAAGATCTCGATTTGTTACGGAACCAACTTGCCGAACGTAACCACCAGTTCGATGTGCAGCAAAATGAGTTGTTAAGGTTGCAGCAGGAACTAGTTAAG GCCCAACAAGTCGTTCCGTGTGTTGGAGGATCCCAGGAGCCGAACTCA ATTAACGCCAAATGTAACAATTGTCACCAGCTTATTCAGGACAAGGAGATGGCAGAGAACCAGATCAAGTTCCTCAATTCGATTATCGTGGATATGCAGAAGAAGACGGAAGAGCAAAGGGCGAGGATCGAGATCTTGGAGTCGGGATATAGTCCGGCAATGGCTGACGAATTGAAATT GATGGGTTCGCCGCAGCGTCAAGTGCCTCCGAGGGTCTATTGCGATATTTGCGAAGAGTTTGATTTGCACGAAACGGAAGACTGTCCCAAACAAAATACTGACTTAGCGCCGGCTAATGGAGGACAGAGGGGGGAGCATAAACATGTGCCGGAAAGGCCTTATTGCGAAATATGCGAAG CCTTTGGTCATGCCACAGAAGATTGCCAGGAGGATCAGACATTTTAG